taaacataaattcCTTATGAAAAacattgatatttattttaatgtaaatgcttccctactaaatatattatacttttattaatttacaactttttctctatatacaaaatttctttttaatcactaccaaaatttttaaatatgaacgTTCATctctacaaattttaaattgaatgatATACTAGATATACCGTTACCAGCTATTAAATTGGCTACACTTTTTATGTTGGTATTTTCCAGCACTGGTATAGTAGACGGCCAAATTATTTTTACCAAAGAACGCACTGAAATTCTGCATGCttgtcaataaatatttaagaaaaaacaTCGACTATACGAATTAGTTCTAAATCGAGCAGCTGAACTAAAACGAACATTTTCAAACCCGCGCTAACTCCATACTGTGGTATGTATTGGTGCTTTAACACCTAACtggtatttttaatatactcgATATGATAGGGGTCACACTGTTTGAAGCTAAAGACACGTAAATCAACAGTCCGGAAAGTTGTAGAAATTTTACACAATAAGCACAACGCATTTCGTATATTATTTGGAATCATGGACGCTGGGACATGGTACAACTCGCTGCCCCGCTTTACCCGCTATTGGCTAACAGCCACAGTGGGCCTGAGCCTGCTCTGCCGCTTCGGCCTCCTGCCCATGGAATACATGTACCTGTCTCGCGAGCTCGTCCTCAGCCGGCTGCAATTGTGGCGCTGCATCACCTCGCTCTTTGTGTTCCCTCTGAGTGGAGCGACGGGTTTTCACTTTCTGATCAACTGCTACTTCATCACACAGTATAGTGCACGCCTCGAAAAGGATCAATATGTGCGCAGTCCCTCCGATTACATGTATCTCTTGATTATCACTGCAATCCTGGCGAATCTTGGTGGCATGGTGTTCAACGTGTACTTCTTGATGGACATGCTGGTTGTGGCCATCACCTATATCTGGTGTCAGTTGAACAAAGAAGTCATTGTGAACTTTTGGTTTGGCAGTCGTTTCAAGGCCATGTATTTACCTTGGGTGCTGGCAGGGATTGAGTTGATATTCCATGGTTCGCTCGCTTCGCTGGTAGGCATTTTCAATGGCCATGTCTACTACTTCTTGAAGTTCCAATATCCCCAAGAGCTGGGCGGAAACGCCTTTCTGGAGACACCACAAATTCTGTAAGTATTGTAAGTGTTTCGAGTTGAAACAATTTACCATAC
This DNA window, taken from Drosophila nasuta strain 15112-1781.00 chromosome 2L, ASM2355853v1, whole genome shotgun sequence, encodes the following:
- the LOC132785450 gene encoding derlin-1; amino-acid sequence: MDAGTWYNSLPRFTRYWLTATVGLSLLCRFGLLPMEYMYLSRELVLSRLQLWRCITSLFVFPLSGATGFHFLINCYFITQYSARLEKDQYVRSPSDYMYLLIITAILANLGGMVFNVYFLMDMLVVAITYIWCQLNKEVIVNFWFGSRFKAMYLPWVLAGIELIFHGSLASLVGIFNGHVYYFLKFQYPQELGGNAFLETPQILKRFAPDVSGGISGFGVPPESRAPPPRQTANSAWGHGNALGRN